In a genomic window of Thalassotalea piscium:
- the mnmG gene encoding tRNA uridine-5-carboxymethylaminomethyl(34) synthesis enzyme MnmG translates to MWYQESFDVIVVGGGHAGTEAALASARMGCKTLLLTHNIDTLGQMSCNPAIGGIGKGHLVKEIDALGGLMAKAIDHSAIQFRTLNASKGPAVRATRAQADRSLYRSFVRTYLENQKNLSIFQQPCDDLILENDRVVGVSTQMGLKFKAQAVVLTVGTFLAGQIHIGLNNYQGGRAGDPASVNLANKLRDMPFRMDRLKTGTPPRLDARSLDFSVMQEQPGDDPRPVFSYMGSRDDHPEQVSCFITHTNENTHDIIRKGLDRSPMYTGVIEGIGPRYCPSIEDKIMRFADKNTHQIFVEPEGLTSHEIYPNGISTSLPFDVQMDLVRSIKGFENAHITRPGYAIEYDFFDPRDLKQTLESKFISNLYFAGQINGTTGYEEAGAQGLVAATNAAAKVQGKEELILGRDQAYMGVLIDDLATLGTKEPYRMFTSRAEYRLLLREDNADIRLTEKGYKLGLVDEKRWARFNEKMENVELERQRLKSTWIQKDHKSIEKINALVKSSLTRENSLEDLLRRPEVRYEELMKIEGLGPALEDVQAAEQIEIQIKYAGYIERQLDDIAKKKRNEDTLIPSDFNYSQISGLSNEVVAKLSEAKPETIGKASRISGITPAAISLLLVYLKKHGLLRKSA, encoded by the coding sequence ATGTGGTATCAAGAGTCTTTTGACGTAATTGTTGTTGGTGGTGGACATGCAGGAACAGAAGCTGCTCTCGCCTCAGCACGTATGGGCTGTAAAACATTATTGCTAACCCATAACATTGATACTTTAGGTCAAATGTCATGTAACCCAGCCATTGGTGGAATTGGTAAAGGTCATCTTGTTAAAGAGATTGATGCTTTAGGTGGATTAATGGCAAAAGCAATTGATCATTCAGCTATTCAATTTAGAACATTAAATGCGAGTAAAGGACCTGCTGTTCGAGCAACTCGTGCACAAGCTGATCGTTCTTTATATCGTTCATTTGTAAGAACTTATTTAGAAAACCAAAAAAACTTATCTATTTTTCAACAGCCTTGTGACGATCTTATTTTAGAGAATGATCGTGTGGTTGGTGTGTCTACACAAATGGGGCTTAAATTTAAAGCACAAGCTGTGGTATTAACTGTAGGTACTTTCTTAGCAGGTCAAATACACATTGGCTTAAATAATTATCAAGGTGGTCGAGCTGGTGATCCTGCAAGCGTAAACTTAGCAAATAAATTACGTGATATGCCCTTTAGAATGGATCGTCTAAAAACAGGTACTCCCCCAAGATTAGACGCTAGAAGCCTAGATTTTTCAGTAATGCAAGAACAACCAGGTGATGATCCTCGGCCTGTATTCTCATACATGGGATCTAGAGATGATCACCCAGAACAAGTTTCATGTTTTATTACTCATACCAATGAAAATACACATGATATAATTCGCAAGGGTTTAGATCGATCTCCTATGTATACTGGTGTTATTGAAGGTATCGGTCCAAGGTACTGCCCTTCAATTGAAGATAAAATTATGCGTTTTGCAGATAAAAACACGCACCAAATATTTGTAGAGCCGGAAGGATTAACCAGTCACGAAATTTATCCAAATGGAATTTCAACTAGTTTACCATTTGATGTGCAAATGGATTTAGTCCGTTCAATTAAGGGTTTTGAAAATGCGCACATCACTCGCCCAGGTTATGCAATTGAATATGATTTCTTTGATCCAAGAGATTTAAAACAAACTTTAGAAAGTAAATTTATCAGCAATCTATATTTTGCAGGTCAAATAAATGGCACAACGGGCTATGAAGAAGCTGGTGCCCAAGGACTAGTAGCAGCAACCAATGCCGCTGCAAAAGTACAAGGCAAAGAAGAGTTAATACTAGGTAGAGATCAAGCCTACATGGGTGTATTGATTGATGATTTAGCCACATTGGGTACTAAAGAGCCTTACAGAATGTTTACCTCCAGAGCTGAATATCGTTTACTATTACGTGAAGATAATGCAGACATACGTTTGACTGAAAAAGGGTATAAACTTGGTTTAGTTGATGAAAAACGTTGGGCTAGATTTAATGAAAAAATGGAAAATGTTGAGTTAGAACGTCAACGTTTAAAATCTACGTGGATCCAAAAAGATCATAAATCAATAGAAAAAATTAATGCACTGGTTAAATCGTCACTTACACGAGAAAACAGCCTAGAAGATTTATTACGTCGTCCGGAAGTTCGCTATGAAGAATTAATGAAAATAGAAGGTTTAGGTCCAGCATTAGAAGATGTACAAGCGGCTGAACAAATTGAGATACAAATTAAATATGCTGGCTACATTGAAAGACAACTTGACGATATAGCAAAGAAAAAACGTAATGAAGATACATTGATTCCATCAGATTTTAATTATAGCCAAATTTCAGGCTTATCAAATGAAGTAGTGGCAAAATTATCTGAAGCAAAGCCTGAAACTATTGGTAAAGCATCACGTATATCAGGTATAACACCCGCTGCAATTTCATTATTGTTAGTTTATTTAAAAAAACATGGCTTACTGCGTAAATCGGCTTAG
- the mnmE gene encoding tRNA uridine-5-carboxymethylaminomethyl(34) synthesis GTPase MnmE, with translation MSKSVITLSDKETIAAQATAPGRGGVGIIRVSGPQVINVAKAILGKLPELRKAEYLTFHDLNKHPLDQGIALYFKGPNSFTGEDILELQGHGGPVILDMLLREILSLPKVRMANPGEFSEQAFLNDKLDLTQAEAIADLINSSSEQAARCALHSLKGEFSALINNMVESTIHLRMYVEASIDFPEEEIDFLADKKIVTDLKAIIAQVENVQKQAQQGAIIREGMRVVIAGRPNAGKSSLLNALSGRESAIVTDIEGTTRDVLSEQIHIDGMPLHIIDTAGLRESADKVEQIGIERAWQEINQADRVLLMVDSTEQQSDDITKFWPEFFQKLPENIGLTIVINKADISGSVTGLNEKNKIPTITLSAKTGDGIDQLKEHLKSIMGYQGGNEGGFMARRRHLAALEAAHKHLVIGLEQLESFVAGEILAEELRLCQQELNKITGEFTNDDLLGQIFSSFCIGK, from the coding sequence ATGAGTAAGTCTGTTATAACATTGTCTGATAAAGAAACTATTGCCGCACAGGCAACAGCACCAGGCAGAGGCGGTGTTGGCATTATCAGAGTTTCAGGCCCACAAGTAATAAATGTAGCTAAGGCAATATTAGGTAAATTACCTGAGTTACGTAAAGCAGAATATTTAACTTTTCATGATCTCAATAAACACCCATTAGATCAGGGTATAGCACTTTATTTTAAAGGGCCAAATTCATTTACAGGTGAAGATATTCTTGAATTACAAGGCCATGGCGGCCCTGTAATTTTAGATATGTTATTAAGAGAAATTTTATCACTACCTAAAGTTAGAATGGCAAACCCTGGAGAGTTTAGCGAACAAGCATTTTTAAATGATAAATTAGATTTAACTCAAGCTGAAGCTATAGCAGATTTAATAAACTCAAGCTCAGAACAAGCCGCGCGTTGTGCATTACATTCTTTAAAAGGTGAATTCTCAGCATTAATTAATAATATGGTAGAAAGTACAATTCACCTAAGAATGTATGTTGAAGCATCGATAGACTTCCCTGAAGAAGAAATTGATTTCTTAGCAGATAAAAAAATAGTAACCGATTTAAAAGCAATAATTGCGCAAGTTGAAAATGTACAAAAACAAGCTCAGCAAGGAGCAATAATAAGAGAAGGTATGCGCGTTGTTATTGCCGGTAGACCAAATGCCGGTAAATCAAGCTTATTAAACGCCCTAAGTGGACGCGAGAGCGCAATTGTTACAGATATAGAAGGCACAACTCGTGATGTATTATCAGAGCAGATACACATTGACGGCATGCCGTTACATATAATTGATACTGCAGGACTAAGAGAAAGCGCAGATAAAGTAGAACAAATAGGTATAGAGCGGGCATGGCAAGAAATTAATCAAGCAGACCGTGTATTACTCATGGTTGACTCAACCGAACAACAATCGGATGATATCACAAAATTTTGGCCTGAATTTTTTCAAAAATTACCAGAAAATATAGGCCTGACAATTGTTATCAATAAAGCAGATATTAGCGGTAGCGTTACAGGTTTAAACGAGAAAAATAAGATACCAACAATCACCCTTTCAGCTAAAACAGGCGATGGAATAGATCAGCTTAAAGAACATTTAAAATCAATAATGGGCTATCAAGGCGGTAATGAAGGCGGTTTTATGGCAAGACGACGTCACTTAGCCGCTTTAGAAGCAGCACATAAACACTTAGTTATTGGCTTAGAACAGCTAGAATCTTTTGTTGCAGGCGAAATATTGGCTGAAGAATTACGTTTATGCCAACAAGAGCTCAACAAGATAACGGGTGAATTTACAAACGATGATCTACTTGGCCAAATATTTTCATCATTTTGTATCGGTAAATAA
- the yidC gene encoding membrane protein insertase YidC, protein MESQRSFLFIALMVVTFLLYQQWQSDNAPVQQPNSVVQTSESNKTEANNNDFIPASSTSSLPAIKETQVASNLITITTDVLKLKINTQGGDIVEATLLEYETEQGSGIPFTIMQNGNLTYIAQSGLTGAQGIDRVVKGRPIYQVNATEYELSGNNPLVVDLNYTAENGLSVIKRFTFEPGSYKVNLDYIINNNASSAASVELYAQLKQSTHVDKSSALIPTYRGAAYSSSEERYEKYDFDDISDANLNVSTQGGWVAMLQHYFVSSWIPNKNDINQLYTSYTRNQEAVIGFKAPAIIIEPNTQATASTAFYVGPKDQDVLAKIADGLDLTVDFGFLFMISSPLHWLLIQIQSIVINWGLAIIVITLIVKGAMYPLTKAQYTSMAKMRALQPKMAQLKERFGDDKQKMSQGMMDLYRKEKVNPAGGCLPLLVQMPIFLALYWVFLESVELRHATFGLWLQDLSSKDPYFILPVLMGISMYVMQKMQPMTVQDPMQQKIMQYMPVMFTVFFFWFPSGLVLYWLVSNVISIIQMKIIFSGLDKKAEASK, encoded by the coding sequence ATGGAATCCCAACGTAGTTTTCTTTTCATTGCACTTATGGTTGTAACATTTTTGTTATACCAGCAATGGCAGTCAGATAACGCTCCAGTTCAACAACCCAATAGTGTCGTTCAAACTTCTGAAAGTAATAAAACAGAAGCAAACAATAACGATTTTATACCGGCATCTAGCACTAGCAGCTTACCTGCAATAAAAGAAACGCAAGTAGCTTCCAATTTAATTACCATTACAACTGATGTATTGAAATTAAAAATTAATACGCAAGGTGGTGATATTGTTGAAGCAACATTGCTTGAATATGAAACTGAGCAAGGTAGTGGAATACCTTTTACTATTATGCAAAATGGTAATCTTACCTATATTGCACAAAGTGGTTTAACGGGTGCTCAAGGCATAGATCGTGTAGTTAAGGGTCGACCTATATATCAAGTTAATGCTACAGAGTATGAATTATCGGGTAATAACCCATTAGTTGTTGATTTAAACTACACTGCAGAAAATGGCCTATCAGTTATAAAGCGCTTCACGTTTGAACCAGGTAGCTACAAGGTTAACCTTGATTACATTATCAATAATAATGCCAGCTCAGCAGCAAGTGTAGAACTTTATGCACAGTTAAAACAGTCGACACATGTTGATAAGTCGAGTGCTTTAATACCAACTTACCGCGGTGCAGCTTACTCTTCTTCAGAAGAGAGATATGAAAAATATGATTTTGATGATATTTCTGATGCTAACTTAAATGTGTCTACTCAAGGTGGTTGGGTAGCCATGTTACAACATTATTTTGTTTCTTCATGGATCCCAAATAAGAATGACATAAACCAGCTTTATACAAGTTATACCCGTAATCAAGAAGCCGTAATTGGTTTTAAAGCTCCTGCCATTATTATTGAGCCGAATACACAGGCTACCGCTTCTACAGCATTTTATGTTGGCCCTAAAGATCAAGATGTATTAGCCAAAATAGCAGACGGATTAGACTTAACCGTTGATTTTGGTTTCTTATTTATGATCAGCTCACCATTACATTGGCTACTTATTCAAATTCAGTCAATTGTAATTAACTGGGGTCTAGCGATCATCGTTATAACCTTAATTGTTAAAGGTGCAATGTATCCATTAACAAAAGCACAATATACATCAATGGCTAAAATGCGTGCTTTACAGCCTAAAATGGCGCAATTAAAAGAACGCTTTGGTGATGACAAACAAAAAATGTCTCAGGGGATGATGGATCTTTATCGTAAAGAGAAGGTGAATCCTGCAGGCGGTTGTTTACCACTATTAGTTCAAATGCCTATCTTCTTAGCATTGTATTGGGTATTTTTAGAAAGTGTTGAATTACGCCATGCAACATTTGGTTTATGGTTACAAGATCTATCATCAAAAGACCCTTACTTTATACTCCCTGTATTAATGGGTATTAGTATGTATGTCATGCAAAAAATGCAACCCATGACAGTTCAAGATCCTATGCAACAAAAAATAATGCAGTACATGCCTGTTATGTTTACTGTGTTCTTTTTCTGGTTCCCATCAGGCCTTGTACTATACTGGTTAGTCAGTAACGTTATTTCAATTATACAAATGAAAATAATATTCTCAGGACTAGATAAAAAAGCAGAAGCAAGTAAGTAA
- a CDS encoding flavodoxin domain-containing protein — protein sequence MANIEIIVGSMLGGTEYIAEACQEALNSKNHQSKLHFQPNFSEIPRENTYWLICTSTHGAGDYPDNIQAFVEELENCKEDLSTLNYWVIGTGDTSYDTYCNAAKNISKILKSKGCKEIIPLKTLNALDEEDPEEVAHQWTIKNNDLLIQAY from the coding sequence ATGGCCAATATCGAAATAATAGTAGGCAGTATGCTTGGTGGAACTGAATATATTGCTGAAGCTTGCCAAGAAGCATTAAATAGTAAAAATCATCAGTCAAAACTTCATTTTCAACCTAACTTTTCTGAAATACCACGTGAAAATACATATTGGTTAATTTGTACTTCAACACACGGTGCTGGTGATTACCCTGATAATATACAAGCTTTCGTTGAAGAATTGGAAAATTGTAAAGAAGATCTATCTACTCTTAATTATTGGGTGATTGGCACTGGCGATACCAGTTATGATACCTATTGTAATGCGGCTAAAAATATATCAAAAATATTAAAATCAAAGGGTTGTAAAGAAATAATCCCTTTAAAAACACTCAACGCTTTAGATGAAGAAGATCCTGAAGAAGTAGCACATCAATGGACTATTAAAAATAACGATCTTTTAATACAGGCTTACTAA
- the rsmG gene encoding 16S rRNA (guanine(527)-N(7))-methyltransferase RsmG, with protein MSLKDELSDLLAQSSIELTEKQILQLIQYVELLVKWNKAYNLTSVRNPSEMLIKHIMDSLMVGPCLVGERFIDVGTGPGLPGIPLAILYPNKEFTLLDSLGKRITFLRQVVFQLKLDNVTPVLSRVEKYNPENLFDGVLSRAFASLNDMVSWCKHLTASETGRYYALKGQYPDDELAQLPAGIDFVTSYPIVVPQLQGERHLIELKKN; from the coding sequence ATGTCATTAAAAGATGAATTAAGCGATTTGTTAGCGCAATCAAGTATTGAATTAACTGAAAAACAAATTTTACAACTTATTCAATATGTTGAATTATTAGTAAAATGGAATAAAGCATACAACCTAACATCGGTAAGAAACCCAAGCGAAATGTTGATCAAACATATTATGGACAGTTTAATGGTTGGGCCATGTTTAGTAGGCGAACGTTTTATTGATGTAGGTACCGGCCCAGGGTTACCCGGTATTCCATTGGCTATTTTATATCCTAATAAAGAATTTACATTACTAGACAGCTTAGGTAAAAGAATTACTTTTTTACGTCAAGTTGTGTTTCAATTAAAACTTGATAATGTAACTCCTGTATTAAGTCGAGTAGAAAAGTATAATCCTGAAAATTTATTTGATGGTGTACTAAGCAGAGCTTTCGCTTCCCTTAATGACATGGTGAGTTGGTGTAAACATTTAACAGCAAGCGAAACTGGTCGTTATTATGCACTAAAAGGCCAATACCCTGATGATGAATTAGCTCAACTACCTGCAGGTATAGATTTTGTAACAAGTTACCCTATTGTTGTTCCACAACTTCAGGGTGAAAGACACTTGATAGAACTTAAAAAAAATTAA